From one Bos javanicus breed banteng chromosome 15, ARS-OSU_banteng_1.0, whole genome shotgun sequence genomic stretch:
- the LOC133261269 gene encoding olfactory receptor 52H1-like: MAIYNLTGYNMGSFTLLGIPGLEQYHVWISVPFCLIYLVAILGNSVLLCLIATEHSLHAPMFFFLSMLAITDLTLSTTCVPKSLSIFWFGPQEISFPGCLTQLFFLHYSFVLDSAILLAMAFDHYVAICSPLRYTTILTPRTIVKIAVGISFRSFCVFVPCVFLVNRLPFCRTHNVPHTYCEHIGVARLACADISINIWYGFCVPIMTVIIDVILIAVSYILILCAVFRLPSQDARQKALGTCGSHVCVILMFYIPAFFSILAHRFGHNVPQTFHIVFANLYVVIPPALNPIVYGVKTKQIREKVILLLLP, from the coding sequence ATGGCCATATACAACCTAACTGGCTACAACATGGGTTCCTTTACCCTTTTGGGTATCCCTGGACTTGAGCAGTACCACGTCTGGATCAGCGTCCCCTTCTGCCTCATCTATCTTGTGGCCATTCTGGGTAATAGTGTCCTTCTCTGCCTCATTGCAACGGAGCACAGTCTTCATGCGCCcatgttctttttcctttccatgcTGGCTATTACTGATCTTACACTGTCTACCACCTGTGTCCCAAAATCTCTGAGCATCTTCTGGTTTGGTCCCCAGGAAATCAGCTTTCCTGGCTGTCTCACACAATTATTCTTTCTGCACTACAGCTTTGTTCTGGACTCAGCTATACTGCTGGCCATGGCATTTGAccactatgtggccatctgtTCACCCTTGAGATACACCACTATTCTGACCCCCAGGACCATTGTCAAAATTGCTGTGGGAATCTCCTTCAGAAGCTTCTGTGTTTTTGTCCCATGTGTTTTCCTTGTAAATCGTCTACCCTTCTGCAGGACACATAACGTCCCTCACACGTACTGTGAGCACATAGGTGTTGCCCGACTAGCCTGTGCTGACATCTCCATCAATATCTGGTATGGGTTTTGTGTTCCCATCATGACAGTGATTATAGATGTGATTCTAATTGCTGTCTCCTACATCCTTATCCTCTGTGCTGTATTTCGCCTCCCTTCTCAGGATGCTCGTCAGAAGGCCCTGGGCACCTGTGGTTCCCATGTCTGTGTCATCCTCATGTTCTATATACCAGCGTTCTTCTCCATCCTTGCACATCGCTTTGGACACAATGTCCCTCAGACCTTTCACATTGTGTTTGCCAACCTCTATGTTGTCATCCCACCTGCCCTGAACCCTATCGTCTATGGAGTAAAGACTAAGCAGATACGAGAGAAAGTCATTCTTCTGCTCTTACCCTAA